One genomic segment of Epinephelus fuscoguttatus linkage group LG19, E.fuscoguttatus.final_Chr_v1 includes these proteins:
- the LOC125879694 gene encoding NLR family CARD domain-containing protein 3-like isoform X4, with protein MGSQCSALCKKGNECDQKKDEVSTTVKSREVSPLLQRRSSQQEEGGALKETTEEGTLRRQEEETSSEKCSCNDKSSTLAHEYTVIEVNSQSPCLSETHELASANTEEKEANWVDNNRAKLIQNVTLVIKIADEMLQRNIMQEEMYSNIEAARTSQEQMRLLYRTLTSVKAKSAFYNILREVQPETCETEEVVKEVIKKHKAYLREKFRYEFEGTEKDPMDAKSLDKIYTELHIIQGESERINVEHEIWEIEDKAKCQTAEGTKINCNDIFKSTLEDSVSSEQDRGEVRAIRTVMTKGIAGIGKTVSVKKFILDWADGSTNRDLDFIFVLPFRELNLVIDDQFSLETLVREFHPELKNISVARIFTNHKVLFIFDGLDESQLQLNFKTAKRLVDVTKESSVDTLVTNLLREHLLPSALVWITSRPGAIQRIPRQYIYQWTEVRGFNDPQKIQYFRKRVEDKAVAERIINNIMMSRSLYIMCHIPIFCWLAAKVLAHLLLKMDKTQDEDIKIPTTLTEMYTHFLCIQMQVATEKYDKQNESDTEAIFKSNEGFIFQLGRMAFEHLNEGKIIFTANDLKNYDIDIHKAGVNCGLCTEIFKEESVFNTKKLYCFVHLTVQEYFAALFVYHSFARKKIDSLSLKDFLLKGSDEELKPILDAHPVDLPLDELMEISVANSTLRKTGELDMFLRFLIGMSLRSTQELLQGLIQQEEEHSTVVKEIRTSLLEIDLGDCSPERCLNLVHCLIELKDSSLHDTVQKYLKPDQAPETQLSPVQCSALADSILMSNTPLDEFNLKKYRPSVKGIFRLVPAVRNSRKVRISGVDLTSWLCETISSGLRMPNSVLTELHLTNCVFYENALESFIEGLLNSQCKLEALSLSGGGHSQSQYEKLASAIKSFISHLRELELSANVLGGSLCSVLSVVLGSPTLEKLRLNRNSRIAKICEVLVTALTSNPSNLRELELNDTSLKDSEMEILSTWLMSANCTLEVFSLSHNSLTENGCKTLASALSSESSCLTKLDLSYNDLQDSGVMALCDALTKPHCCLQTLRLSFCKVTGDGCAALASALRSDHCTLRDLDLSFNHLTDQGAKLLTEIQMDSHYSLKTLNVDQNEECWFDLKLLRQCSQANMHSTCGAAIQKACFH; from the exons ATGGGGAGCCAGTGCTCTGCACTCTGTAAAAAGGGAAATGAGTGTGACCAAAAGAAAGATGAGGTTTCCACCACAGTGAAAAGTAGAGAGGTGTCTCCTCTCCTGCAGAGAAGGTCGTctcagcaggaggagggaggagccTTAAAGGAGACAACAGAGGAGGGGACTTTAAGGAGGCAAGAAGAGGAAACTTCCTCTGAAAAATGTAGTTGTAATGATAAGAGCAGCACTCTGGCACATGAATACACTGTCATTGAAGTTAACAGCCAAAG TCCTTGCCTCTCTGAAACCCATGAACTTGCTTCAGCCAATACGGAGGAGAAAG AGGCTAACTGGGTGGACAACAACAGGGCCAAGCTGATTCAGAACGTCACTTTAGTGATAAAAATAGCGGATGAGATGCTCCAGAGGAACATAATGCAGGAAGAGATGTACAGCAACATCGAGGCTGCCCGGACCAGCCAGGAGCAGATGAGGTTGCTCTACAGGACCCTCACATCTGTAAAAGCTAAATCTGCCTTCTATAACATCCTTCGGGAGGTTCAGCCAGAGACATGTGAAA CTGAAGAAGTTGTCAAGGAAGTCATCAAAAAGCACAAAGCATATCTGAGGGAAAAGTTCAGATATGAGTTTGAAGGCACTGAGAAAGATCCCATGGATGCAAAATCACTGGACAAAATTTACACAGAGCTTCACATTATACAGGGAGAGAGTGAACGTATCAATGTAGAACATGAGATCTGGGAGATTGAAGATAAGGCAAAGTGTCAAACAGCTGAGGGCACGAAAATCAACTGCAATGACATCTTTAAAAGCACACTAGAAGATAGTGTATCATCTGAGCAAGACAGAGGAGAAGTAAGAGCTATCAGGACCGTGATGACCAAAGGAATTGCCGGCATTGGAAAAACTGTCTCAGTGAAGAAGTTCATCCTTGACTGGGCAGATGGGAGCACCAATCGGGACCTGGACTTCATCTTTGTGCTACCATTCAGGGAGCTAAATCTGGTCATAGATGATCAGTTTAGCCTTGAGACACTTGTGAGAGAGTTCCATCCAGAACTTAAGAACATATCAGTTGCAAGAATATTCACTAATCACAAAGTTCTGTTCATTTTTGATGGTCTTGATGAAAGCCAGCTTCAACTGAATTTCAAAACAGCCAAAAGATTGGTAGATGTCACAAAGGAATCATCAGTGGACACTCTGGTGACCAACCTCCTCCGGGAGCATCTTCTTCCGTCTGCTCTTGTCTGGATAACCTCAAGACCAGGAGCCATTCAGCGCATCCCTCGCCAGTATATATACCAGTGGACTGAGGTCAGAGGATTTAATGATCCACAAAAAATACAGTACTTCAGAAAGAGAGTTGAGGACAAGGCGGTTGCTGAGAGAATTATCAACAACATTATGATGTCCCGGAGCTTATACATCATGTGTCACATACCTATCTTCTGTTGGCTTGCAGCAAAAGTTCTTGCACACTTGCTGCTAAAAATGGACAAAACTCAAGATGAAGACATAAAGATACCCACAACTCTCACTGAGATGTACACGCACTTCCTTTGCATTCAAATGCAGGTAGCTACCGAAAAGTACgacaaacaaaatgaatcagATACAGAGGCGATCTTTAAGTCGAATGAAGGATTCATTTTTCAGTTAGGCAGGATGGCATTTGAACATCTGAATGAAGGCAAAATTATATTTACCGCCAATGACCTGAAAAACTACGACATCGACATACACAAAGCTGGAGTTAACTGTGGGTTGTGCACAGAGATATTCAAAGAAGAGAGTGTGTTCAACACAAAGAAACTCTACTGCTTTGTGCATCTGACAGTCCAGGAGTACTTTGCTGCTCTCTTTGTGTACCACAGTTTTGCAAGAAAGAAAATAGATTCTCTAAGCCTCAAGGATTTCCTGCTCAAAGGATCTGACGAAGAACTCAAGCCTATCCTGGATGCACATCCAGTTGATTTACCTTTGGATGAGCTGATGGAAATTTCAGTAGCTAATTCAACTCTGAGAAAGACAGGAGAACTGGACATGTTCCTCAGGTTCCTTATTGGCATGTCGCTACGATCAACACAAGAACTGCTTCAAGGCCTGATTCAGCAGGAAGAGGAACACTCTACAGTTGTTAAGGAAATTAGGACAAGTCTCTTAGAAATAGATTTGGGTGACTGCTCACCTGAAAGATGTCTGAACCTTGTTCACTGCCTGATCGAGCTGAAAGATAGCTCTCTACATGATACTGTACAGAAGTATCTGAAACCAGATCAAGCTCCAGAAACGCAGCTCTCCCCTGTTCAGTGCTCAGCCCTGGCCGACTCAATTCTCATGTCAAATACGCCTCTAGATGAATTCAACCTGAAGAAATACAGACCATCAGTAAAGGGTATTTTTAGGCTTGTCCCAGCTGTGAGGAACAGCAGAAAAGTAAG AATCTCAGGGGTGGATCTTACATCTTGGCTTTGTGAAACAATCTCCTCAGGTCTTCGAATGCCAAACTCTGTGCTAACTGAACTGCACCTGACAAACTGTGTCTTTTATGAGAACGCTCTTGAGAGCTTCATTGAGGGACTGCTAAACTCTCAGTGTAAACTAGAAGCTTTGAG TCTTTCAGGTGGGGGACACTCACAATCACAGTATGAAAAGTTGGCATCAGCTATCAAATCATTCATCTCGCATCTAAGGGAACTGGAGCTGAGTGCCAATGTACTGGGAGGTTCATTGTGCTCTGTGCTTTCTGTTGTGCTGGGCAGCCCTACACTGGAGAAGCTTAG ACTGAACAGAAATTCTAGGATTGCAAAAATCTGTGAGGTGTTGGTGACGGCGCTCACATCAAACCCAAGCAACCTGAGAGAGCTGGAGCTGAATGATACCAGTTTGAAAGATTCGGAAATGGAGATCCTGTCTACTTGGCTGATGAGTGCAAACTGCACTCTTGAGGTATTTAG TCTCAGTCATAACAGCCTTACTGAGAATGGCTGTAAGACACTGGCCTCAGCACTCAGCTCTGAATCTTCCTGCCTTACAAAGCTGGACCTGAGCTACAATGACCTGCAGGACTCAGGAGTGATGGCACTCTGTGATGCACTGACAAAGCCACACTGTTGTTTGCAAACACTCAG GCTGTCATTCTGTAAAGTGACAGGAGATGGATGTGCCGCCTTGGCCTCAGCTCTGAGGTCTGACCACTGCACCCTCAGGGACCTGGACCTGAGCTTTAATCACCTGACAGATCAAGGAGCCAAGctcctgactgaaatacagATGGATTCACACTACAGTCTAAAGACACTCAA TGTGGACCAAAATGAAGAATGCTGGTTTGACCTGAAGCTACTGAGACAGT GCAGCCAGGCCAACATGCATTCGACATGCGGAGCAGCAATACAaaaggcctgtttccactga